A genomic window from Chlorobium phaeobacteroides DSM 266 includes:
- a CDS encoding TspO/MBR family protein translates to MQKKGTFTRPNAFHIRSEKQQHTPLHMPTWYDKLKKPWFSPPKKVFGPAWAVLYLFIVSALVTYYFTPVKPHYHAAGIILVIHFTASFSWTQLFFTRKKILLAFVDILVIDTTLIALIILLTQSSLLSAFLLLPYLGWCLFASALNWSIYRLNPGESDEDS, encoded by the coding sequence TTGCAGAAAAAGGGAACCTTTACCAGACCAAATGCTTTTCATATCAGAAGCGAAAAGCAACAACACACTCCCCTGCACATGCCCACATGGTACGACAAGCTGAAAAAGCCCTGGTTCTCTCCCCCGAAAAAAGTGTTCGGACCGGCTTGGGCTGTTTTATATCTCTTTATCGTTTCGGCACTCGTCACATACTATTTCACACCCGTCAAGCCGCACTATCATGCGGCAGGCATCATACTCGTTATTCATTTCACAGCAAGCTTCAGTTGGACTCAACTGTTTTTCACCCGAAAAAAAATTCTTTTGGCTTTTGTTGATATTCTTGTAATCGATACAACGCTCATCGCCCTCATCATACTCTTAACGCAGTCAAGCCTGCTTTCAGCATTTCTGCTTCTGCCCTATCTCGGCTGGTGTCTGTTTGCCTCCGCTCTTAACTGGAGCATCTATCGGCTGAACCCTGGAGAATCAGATGAAGATTCGTAA
- a CDS encoding thioredoxin domain-containing protein gives MASILFFEKPGCQNNTRQKAWLELSGHTVDAVNILEYAWTKEELSLYLGENPISACFNPAAPEVKTGSMKPELLNKEDALDAMIKKPLLIRRPLLKIGNHYLQGFDTAVLRTIISLEAVPGAEKVIKSFITSDFNNCPHSDTLSCNQF, from the coding sequence ATGGCGTCAATTCTTTTTTTTGAAAAACCGGGCTGCCAGAACAACACCCGCCAGAAAGCATGGCTCGAACTTTCAGGCCACACCGTTGATGCGGTAAATATTCTGGAGTACGCATGGACCAAAGAGGAGCTCAGTCTCTATCTTGGTGAAAATCCGATCAGTGCCTGCTTTAATCCTGCTGCGCCGGAAGTGAAAACAGGTTCCATGAAACCTGAGTTACTCAACAAGGAGGATGCATTGGACGCTATGATCAAGAAACCTCTTCTTATTCGTCGCCCTCTGCTGAAAATAGGTAATCACTACCTTCAGGGGTTCGATACCGCTGTTCTGCGAACGATCATAAGCCTTGAGGCGGTTCCCGGTGCTGAAAAGGTGATCAAATCGTTCATCACAAGCGATTTCAATAATTGCCCACATAGCGACACACTATCCTGTAATCAATTCTAA
- a CDS encoding SulP family inorganic anion transporter: MFKPKLFTVLPELTPAQLSKDIVSGILVGIVALPLAIAFAIASGVSPEKGLITAVIGGFIVSFLGGSRVQIGGPTGAFIVILYGIVQQYGINGLMIATMMAGVILIIMGFAQFGSLIKFIPYPVIVGFTSGIAVIIFSTQIKDFFGLHIETVPAEFIGKWSAYAHNISSLNPQATAIGILALLCILFWPKALRKIPGSLFAIILTTLLVQQLNLNVETIESRFGSIPSTISAPSFPTLDFTTIRQLIMPATTIALLGAIEALLSAVVSDGMIGSRHKSNMELVAQGVANIVSPLFGGIPVTGALARTATNVKNGGRTPIAGIVHAITLLLIMLLFGSWAKLIPMPTLAAILIVVAWNMSEHRVFRQLLKSPRSDVIVLLTTFSLTVVFDLTIAIEIGMLLAVILFMQRMAELSNVGVITKELKDRDEEDDPNTIVTRKVPQSVEVFEFNGPFFFGAASKFRDAMHIVEKSPKIRIIRMRNVLSIDATGLNMMKELLTDCNKSGTKLILSGVHAQPLFAMQQYGLYDDIGEENIFGHIDDALDRARDLLGLPKEGRNPNATPSVEREKQ, encoded by the coding sequence ATGTTCAAACCAAAACTTTTCACTGTTTTACCTGAATTAACTCCTGCCCAGCTCTCGAAAGACATCGTTTCGGGCATCCTTGTCGGCATTGTCGCTCTTCCTCTTGCCATTGCATTCGCCATTGCTTCGGGGGTTTCGCCTGAAAAAGGGCTGATCACTGCGGTTATCGGTGGTTTTATTGTATCGTTTCTCGGAGGCAGCAGGGTGCAGATCGGAGGGCCGACTGGCGCATTTATCGTTATTCTCTACGGCATCGTTCAGCAATACGGAATCAACGGCCTCATGATTGCAACCATGATGGCTGGCGTCATCCTCATCATCATGGGTTTTGCCCAATTCGGATCACTGATCAAGTTCATCCCCTATCCGGTCATTGTCGGCTTTACCAGCGGTATTGCCGTTATTATTTTTTCAACCCAGATCAAGGATTTTTTCGGTCTTCATATTGAAACAGTTCCAGCGGAATTTATCGGGAAATGGAGCGCCTACGCTCATAACATCTCCTCACTGAACCCCCAGGCCACGGCTATAGGCATTCTGGCGCTTCTCTGTATTCTCTTCTGGCCAAAAGCTCTGCGTAAAATTCCCGGATCACTCTTTGCCATAATCCTGACAACCCTGCTCGTTCAACAGCTCAACCTCAATGTCGAAACCATTGAAAGCCGCTTCGGAAGCATTCCGTCAACCATTTCGGCACCATCGTTCCCCACTCTTGACTTCACAACCATCCGTCAGCTCATTATGCCGGCAACAACGATTGCCCTGCTTGGAGCCATTGAGGCGCTCCTTTCAGCCGTCGTCTCTGACGGGATGATTGGCAGCCGCCATAAATCAAATATGGAACTTGTCGCCCAGGGCGTCGCCAATATTGTCTCTCCGCTCTTCGGAGGTATTCCGGTAACCGGCGCACTGGCGCGTACAGCAACCAATGTTAAAAACGGCGGCAGAACGCCGATTGCCGGCATCGTGCATGCCATAACACTCCTGCTCATCATGCTGCTTTTCGGCTCATGGGCCAAGCTGATTCCCATGCCAACCCTTGCTGCAATTCTTATTGTCGTTGCCTGGAACATGAGCGAACACCGCGTCTTCCGTCAGCTCCTGAAAAGTCCGCGCAGCGACGTTATTGTACTGCTCACGACATTCAGTCTCACGGTAGTGTTTGATCTCACCATTGCCATTGAGATCGGCATGCTGCTTGCCGTCATTCTCTTTATGCAGCGAATGGCGGAACTCTCAAATGTCGGAGTCATAACGAAGGAACTCAAAGACCGGGATGAGGAGGACGATCCGAACACCATTGTCACAAGAAAAGTACCACAAAGCGTTGAAGTGTTTGAATTTAACGGACCGTTTTTCTTCGGCGCCGCATCAAAGTTCAGGGATGCGATGCACATCGTTGAAAAATCGCCGAAAATCCGCATTATCAGAATGCGTAACGTTCTCTCAATCGACGCAACAGGCCTGAACATGATGAAGGAGCTGCTTACCGACTGCAACAAATCGGGAACAAAGCTGATCCTGTCCGGAGTTCATGCGCAACCACTCTTTGCCATGCAGCAGTACGGTCTTTACGATGATATAGGGGAAGAGAACATTTTCGGTCACATTGATGATGCTCTTGACCGCGCGCGCGACCTTCTCGGCCTGCCGAAAGAGGGAAGAAATCCAAATGCGACACCATCAGTTGAACGCGAAAAGCAATAA
- a CDS encoding YecA/YgfB family protein, with product MNPSDRLLTPLSIEELDELESFLVSESTPENCLSSIEMLDGYMTALVVGPEMPSVDVWMSNIWDQETSSEPVFSSETEETVIKESLVRHMNTIALQFQTDPDEYQPIHEKFSYPDEQQAEVAVEEWAIGFTMGMELQYDVWEPFFVDEETSALILPMFILGKISDDYDVLSEDETNQLIRMLPDIVVKLYYYWNENIR from the coding sequence ATGAACCCATCTGATCGTTTACTTACACCCCTTTCCATCGAAGAGCTTGATGAGCTTGAAAGTTTTCTTGTCTCTGAATCGACTCCGGAAAACTGCCTCTCTTCAATTGAAATGCTTGACGGGTATATGACCGCACTTGTTGTCGGTCCTGAAATGCCTTCTGTTGACGTATGGATGTCGAATATCTGGGATCAGGAAACGAGTTCCGAGCCCGTTTTTTCTTCGGAAACAGAAGAAACAGTGATCAAAGAGTCTCTTGTTCGTCATATGAACACCATCGCTTTGCAATTCCAGACCGATCCTGATGAGTATCAGCCGATACATGAAAAGTTCAGCTATCCTGATGAGCAGCAAGCAGAGGTTGCTGTTGAAGAGTGGGCAATCGGGTTCACTATGGGAATGGAGCTGCAATATGATGTATGGGAGCCGTTTTTTGTTGATGAAGAGACCTCCGCACTGATATTGCCGATGTTCATTCTCGGTAAAATAAGTGATGACTACGATGTTCTGTCAGAGGATGAGACCAACCAGTTGATCCGGATGTTGCCTGACATTGTCGTCAAACTGTACTATTACTGGAATGAGAATATCCGGTAA
- a CDS encoding adenylate cyclase: MKTPYTSNTLKDFLLSQPLTVDVEIDDEACGCFPVKCIEFEATVLYLGIHEFSRLSLELSPSGMLIYLNMFLLWTEESLESGNFCVVEKFLDNAVLLLFSKRFGSEDPFLDALRVARWIGEQDTLLFRPDIGIASGTVAAGFAGTARAFTASVFGRPVILAAGCAKMKPGGDLASCITFPAEEWGVRSFDEAFPAFDVQHPDKGRVKQPSTWTLGEVRTVEFPGSGRTSLRDVANFIHWMPKVSADKKAAEWLETIKTKGYFKNKR; the protein is encoded by the coding sequence GTGAAAACCCCTTATACCAGCAATACCCTGAAGGATTTTCTGCTCTCCCAGCCCCTGACGGTGGATGTTGAGATTGATGACGAGGCGTGCGGGTGTTTTCCTGTTAAATGCATCGAATTTGAAGCGACAGTGCTTTACCTGGGAATTCATGAGTTTTCAAGGCTTTCGCTTGAGCTGTCGCCTTCCGGGATGCTCATCTATCTGAATATGTTTCTTCTTTGGACTGAGGAGTCTCTTGAGAGCGGGAATTTTTGTGTTGTTGAGAAGTTTCTTGACAATGCCGTTCTTCTGCTTTTTTCAAAGCGATTCGGTTCGGAGGATCCTTTTTTAGACGCGCTTCGAGTAGCTCGCTGGATTGGAGAGCAGGATACGCTGCTGTTTCGTCCTGATATCGGGATTGCAAGCGGTACGGTTGCCGCCGGATTTGCCGGTACGGCGCGGGCTTTTACAGCTTCGGTGTTCGGACGTCCGGTAATTCTTGCGGCAGGTTGCGCAAAAATGAAGCCCGGGGGAGATCTTGCTTCGTGCATTACCTTTCCGGCAGAGGAGTGGGGTGTTCGTTCGTTCGATGAGGCTTTTCCGGCTTTTGATGTTCAGCATCCGGATAAAGGCCGGGTCAAGCAGCCCAGTACCTGGACTCTTGGTGAAGTGAGAACGGTGGAGTTTCCCGGTTCAGGCAGGACTTCTCTGAGAGACGTCGCCAATTTTATTCACTGGATGCCGAAAGTTTCCGCTGATAAAAAAGCCGCGGAGTGGCTGGAAACCATCAAAACAAAAGGCTATTTTAAAAATAAACGGTAG
- a CDS encoding rubrerythrin family protein: MPTTNENLKEAFAGESQANQKYLAFAKEAEKEGFKNVAKLFRTTAQAERIHAEGHLDSLGGIGSTAENLNKAIEGETYEHNEMYPPMLEQAQAEGHPAKRMFAFAVKAEQVHAELYKKALEAVQNGQDITATEVWLCPICGHIELGNPPEKCPICGANSSVYVQV; the protein is encoded by the coding sequence ATGCCAACAACAAACGAGAACTTGAAAGAGGCTTTTGCCGGCGAAAGCCAGGCGAACCAGAAATACCTTGCCTTTGCAAAAGAGGCTGAAAAAGAGGGCTTTAAAAATGTGGCAAAGCTGTTTCGCACCACGGCCCAGGCTGAGCGGATCCATGCCGAGGGTCATCTTGACTCTCTTGGCGGCATCGGATCGACAGCCGAAAACCTCAATAAGGCTATTGAGGGTGAAACGTATGAGCATAATGAAATGTATCCTCCCATGCTCGAACAGGCCCAGGCTGAGGGTCATCCTGCAAAGAGAATGTTTGCTTTTGCCGTCAAGGCTGAACAGGTCCATGCCGAACTGTACAAAAAGGCTCTTGAAGCGGTACAGAACGGTCAGGATATTACCGCAACCGAGGTCTGGCTCTGTCCGATCTGCGGCCATATCGAGCTTGGCAATCCCCCCGAGAAATGTCCGATTTGCGGCGCCAATTCATCGGTTTATGTTCAGGTATAG
- a CDS encoding cation:proton antiporter, whose product MHDFDFLGELALIGAMAIAIILIFQKLRIPPVIGLIFTGIVLGPSGIGVVYDEKLIATLAELGVVLLLFTIGLEFSVDDLKRLKKIVLVGGFVQIVLTGLALSFLAYWFMFMIGKHISVEAGIFLGFAFSVSSTAICLKILSDREELGMPHGRIALGILIFQDIAIVPLMVGINFLAPDAIFSFEVFLKKVGFILLFGAALVAGFRVLMPRIVRLIASLHAREVLVIGALVICFGAAYLTSLAGLSLALGSFVAEMIIASTDESHQISATIDPFREAFSSIFFISVGLLLDIRVINLPLFISIALGVLLVKGMLVTGVSLFLGYSMRVSMMAGMALAQIGEFSFVLAQTGMKSHLINQEVFQAMLAIIVVTMIVTPAMIAVAPKVADQVVPVLGFIPLVSKDASGIPSRPPDSTIICAGEIHAAIIGFGVNGQNVAAVLHATNISYSVLEIDREIVKTMRRSGEPIYYGDCTEKKSLLRAGIDHARAVVLCVSDNMAVRKSIAVIREINNKTFIIVRARTLDEVDTLYKAGADVVVTEKFETSIQIFSQLLNHFTVDPELILGQQEIIRRECEKIFLKPLSSPIR is encoded by the coding sequence ATGCACGATTTTGATTTTCTTGGCGAACTGGCTCTTATTGGCGCAATGGCCATTGCCATTATTCTGATCTTCCAGAAGCTGAGGATTCCCCCTGTTATCGGCCTTATTTTTACCGGTATTGTGCTCGGTCCGTCCGGGATCGGTGTCGTTTACGATGAAAAACTTATTGCCACCCTTGCCGAGCTTGGCGTTGTTCTGTTGCTGTTTACTATCGGACTTGAGTTTTCGGTTGACGATCTTAAACGATTGAAAAAGATTGTGCTGGTCGGCGGTTTTGTTCAGATCGTGCTGACCGGTCTGGCGTTGAGTTTTCTTGCCTACTGGTTCATGTTCATGATCGGAAAGCATATCAGCGTTGAAGCCGGCATATTTCTCGGTTTTGCATTTTCGGTGAGCAGCACGGCTATCTGTCTGAAAATTCTTTCCGATCGGGAAGAGCTTGGAATGCCTCATGGTCGAATAGCTCTTGGAATTCTGATTTTTCAGGATATCGCCATTGTTCCCTTGATGGTGGGTATCAATTTTCTTGCTCCTGACGCAATTTTTTCATTTGAAGTGTTCCTGAAAAAAGTCGGTTTTATTCTTTTGTTCGGTGCGGCCCTGGTTGCCGGTTTCAGGGTGCTTATGCCCAGGATAGTCCGCCTTATTGCCTCGTTGCACGCACGTGAAGTGCTTGTTATCGGCGCACTGGTCATCTGTTTTGGTGCGGCGTATCTTACCTCTCTTGCCGGTCTCTCTCTTGCGCTTGGTTCATTTGTTGCCGAGATGATTATTGCAAGTACGGATGAAAGTCACCAGATCAGTGCGACCATCGATCCCTTTCGTGAGGCCTTTTCAAGTATCTTTTTTATTTCCGTCGGTCTACTGCTCGATATCAGAGTAATAAATCTTCCGCTTTTCATTTCCATCGCTCTTGGAGTGCTGCTTGTCAAGGGAATGCTTGTTACCGGTGTGTCGCTTTTTCTTGGCTACTCCATGCGTGTCAGCATGATGGCCGGCATGGCTCTTGCCCAGATAGGGGAGTTTTCCTTTGTGCTTGCCCAGACGGGCATGAAGAGTCATTTGATCAATCAGGAGGTCTTTCAGGCCATGCTTGCCATCATTGTTGTCACGATGATTGTTACGCCGGCCATGATTGCTGTTGCACCTAAAGTAGCTGATCAGGTGGTTCCTGTTCTCGGGTTTATTCCGCTGGTTTCAAAAGATGCATCAGGCATTCCGTCCCGCCCGCCTGACAGTACCATTATCTGCGCTGGCGAGATTCATGCGGCTATTATCGGATTTGGCGTGAACGGTCAGAACGTTGCCGCGGTGCTGCATGCCACCAATATCTCCTATTCTGTTCTTGAAATTGATCGTGAAATTGTCAAAACCATGAGGCGCAGCGGTGAACCTATCTATTATGGGGACTGTACGGAAAAAAAATCGTTACTGCGAGCCGGTATTGATCATGCCAGAGCAGTGGTTCTCTGTGTTTCGGATAATATGGCTGTACGCAAGAGTATTGCCGTTATTCGTGAAATCAATAACAAAACATTTATTATCGTCAGGGCAAGAACGCTTGATGAGGTCGATACGCTCTACAAGGCCGGAGCCGATGTTGTCGTGACCGAAAAATTTGAAACCTCCATTCAGATTTTTTCGCAGCTTCTCAATCACTTTACCGTTGATCCCGAGCTGATTCTCGGTCAGCAGGAGATCATCCGCCGTGAATGCGAAAAAATATTTCTCAAGCCGCTTTCCTCACCCATCCGGTAA
- a CDS encoding arsenate reductase ArsC, translating to MKKQTVLFLCTGNSCRSQMAEGFLRHMAGDRFEPISAGFDIKEAVHPLAIKVMQEIGIDISDQQPKNVEKWLGRVMVHYLIIVCDKANATCPRVWPGVDERKRLYWPFIDPALTEGSEEEQLAVFREVRDAMQGKISAWLEIAE from the coding sequence ATGAAAAAACAAACCGTCCTTTTTCTCTGTACCGGAAACTCATGCCGAAGCCAGATGGCAGAAGGATTTCTCAGACACATGGCTGGTGACCGTTTCGAACCCATAAGCGCAGGATTCGACATAAAAGAGGCTGTTCACCCTCTTGCCATAAAGGTCATGCAGGAAATCGGCATCGACATTTCAGATCAGCAACCAAAAAATGTGGAAAAATGGCTCGGCAGAGTTATGGTGCACTACCTGATCATTGTATGCGACAAGGCAAATGCCACCTGTCCGAGAGTATGGCCGGGAGTGGACGAAAGAAAAAGACTCTACTGGCCTTTTATTGATCCGGCTCTGACTGAGGGCAGCGAAGAGGAGCAGCTTGCCGTTTTCCGCGAAGTACGCGACGCCATGCAGGGAAAAATATCGGCCTGGCTTGAAATAGCCGAATGA
- a CDS encoding alpha/beta fold hydrolase, with protein sequence MDQHEPLSTAKFRKYREELLQQSNSSDKAEVKRATYELALMEKSCFIEVNGIVHHYHDSGPKDAARTVLLIHGWDCWWMWWHYVINYLNERGIRTIAYDMRGHGWSDNDPDNHYHIDFFAHDLHDLVIKLQLGKFHIAAFSFGPFVALDYARFHPELIQSMTFFNFGYLPNSAFIQAFATNTITFVFNNLLRKLTWWLPAYMFARLVLAKNTILLHDILIGFKSLGLCAPEAIDQTTRQITAIETTESVPEMVKAVDIPILFVAGEGDAIMTCENTKKLVELTHRGNYVEVPECGHLITVELPETASELIFEQVEACSGH encoded by the coding sequence ATGGATCAGCATGAACCGCTTTCCACCGCCAAATTCAGGAAGTACAGGGAGGAACTCCTTCAGCAAAGCAACTCTTCTGACAAGGCCGAGGTAAAACGCGCAACCTATGAACTTGCGCTTATGGAAAAGAGCTGCTTTATTGAAGTTAACGGTATTGTTCACCACTATCACGATTCGGGCCCCAAAGATGCAGCCCGGACCGTGCTGCTTATTCATGGATGGGATTGCTGGTGGATGTGGTGGCATTATGTGATCAACTATCTCAACGAGAGGGGAATACGAACCATAGCCTACGATATGCGCGGACATGGATGGTCGGACAATGATCCTGATAACCACTATCATATAGATTTTTTTGCGCATGATCTGCATGATCTGGTTATCAAACTCCAGCTCGGCAAATTCCATATCGCGGCATTTTCTTTTGGCCCTTTTGTTGCCCTTGATTATGCCCGTTTTCATCCCGAACTCATTCAGTCGATGACCTTTTTCAATTTCGGTTATCTTCCAAACAGTGCCTTTATCCAGGCATTTGCCACGAACACGATTACGTTTGTTTTTAATAATCTTTTACGCAAACTGACCTGGTGGCTTCCTGCCTATATGTTTGCCCGGTTGGTTCTGGCGAAGAACACCATTTTACTGCACGATATTCTTATCGGATTTAAAAGTCTCGGTTTGTGTGCGCCTGAGGCTATTGACCAGACAACCCGGCAGATTACAGCTATTGAGACGACAGAGTCAGTGCCGGAGATGGTAAAGGCTGTCGATATTCCAATTCTTTTTGTGGCAGGGGAGGGCGATGCGATCATGACCTGCGAAAATACCAAAAAACTGGTAGAGCTTACTCACAGGGGAAACTATGTCGAAGTGCCTGAATGTGGCCATTTGATTACGGTCGAATTGCCTGAAACGGCTTCGGAACTTATTTTTGAACAGGTGGAGGCTTGCAGTGGCCATTAA
- a CDS encoding phosphoribosylanthranilate isomerase, producing the protein MVKIKICGITRLSDALDACFAGADALGFNFSSKSPRAIAPERAKEIIEKLPPFVESTGIFVDQSPEEINALCQYCRLQIAQLHSEQYSPEQARSITAAKVIKVFRPEENFAVEEVFAFAQNSGINAFLFDAYRPGMAGGTGETIEASLATRIFNELGNSCYAILAGGLNATNVGEAIRRIQPYGVDTASGVESRPGIKDSREIRSFVKAVHHGGH; encoded by the coding sequence ATGGTTAAAATCAAAATCTGTGGAATAACCCGCTTGTCGGATGCCCTTGATGCATGCTTTGCCGGTGCGGATGCACTGGGTTTCAATTTCAGCAGCAAGAGCCCGAGGGCCATAGCTCCTGAACGGGCAAAGGAGATCATCGAAAAACTGCCACCGTTCGTTGAATCGACAGGAATATTTGTCGATCAGTCACCCGAAGAGATTAATGCCCTGTGCCAATACTGCAGGCTTCAGATTGCGCAATTGCACAGCGAGCAGTACAGCCCTGAGCAAGCACGGTCAATAACGGCGGCAAAGGTAATCAAGGTTTTTCGGCCTGAAGAAAATTTTGCAGTGGAGGAGGTATTTGCATTTGCTCAAAACAGCGGGATCAACGCCTTCCTGTTCGATGCTTACCGTCCTGGCATGGCAGGCGGAACAGGCGAGACTATCGAAGCATCTCTTGCAACCCGTATCTTCAATGAACTCGGCAACTCCTGTTATGCCATACTGGCTGGAGGGTTGAACGCGACCAACGTTGGCGAAGCAATTCGCCGTATTCAACCCTATGGCGTCGATACCGCAAGCGGAGTCGAAAGCCGGCCAGGCATCAAGGATAGCAGGGAAATCCGCTCATTTGTCAAGGCTGTACACCATGGTGGCCATTAA
- the ahcY gene encoding adenosylhomocysteinase — translation MTIEAEVLAYKVADMSLAEWGRKEIDIAEKEMPGLMATRKKYAGQKPLKGARIAGSLHMTIQTAVLIETLVELGADVRWASCNIFSTQDHAAAAIAKAGIPVFAWKGETLDEYWWCTRQILEFEGGKGPHLIVDDGGDATLMIHLGYKIEIDPSLLDKTPGNIEEKALFQQLREVYEEDSQRWHNVAAEMKGVSEETTTGVHRLYQMMEKEELLFPAINVNDSVTKSKFDNLYGCRESLADGIKRATDVMVAGKVVVVLGYGDVGKGSARSMRAYGARVIVTEIDPICALQAAMEGYEVNTMDEAVTEGNIFVTTTGNKDVITLEHMKKMKGEAIICNIGHFDNEIQVEPLNNYAGATKLNIKPQVDKYTFEDGHAIYLLAEGRLVNLGCATGHPSFVMSNSFTNQTLAQLELWTRDYAIDVYRLPKQLDEEVARLHLEQLGVKLTTLTNEQAEYIGVPLEGPYKPEHYRY, via the coding sequence ATGACCATTGAAGCTGAAGTTCTTGCATATAAAGTTGCGGATATGTCTCTTGCAGAGTGGGGTCGCAAAGAGATCGATATTGCAGAAAAAGAGATGCCGGGTCTCATGGCTACCCGAAAAAAATATGCGGGCCAAAAACCCCTGAAGGGTGCAAGAATTGCAGGCTCCCTGCACATGACCATCCAGACCGCTGTCTTGATCGAAACCCTCGTTGAGCTTGGCGCTGATGTGCGCTGGGCAAGCTGTAATATTTTTTCCACGCAGGATCATGCCGCTGCCGCAATTGCGAAAGCAGGCATCCCGGTCTTCGCATGGAAAGGTGAAACCCTTGACGAATACTGGTGGTGTACCCGCCAGATTCTCGAATTTGAAGGCGGCAAGGGACCTCACCTCATTGTTGACGACGGCGGCGATGCAACGCTGATGATCCATCTCGGCTACAAAATCGAAATCGATCCATCGCTGCTTGATAAAACTCCGGGCAACATTGAAGAAAAAGCGCTTTTCCAGCAACTGCGCGAGGTCTATGAAGAAGACAGCCAGAGATGGCACAACGTCGCTGCGGAAATGAAAGGTGTATCTGAAGAAACTACCACCGGCGTACACCGTCTCTACCAGATGATGGAAAAAGAGGAACTGCTGTTTCCTGCCATCAACGTCAACGATTCGGTGACAAAATCAAAATTCGACAACCTCTATGGATGCCGCGAGTCACTTGCTGACGGTATCAAACGCGCGACTGACGTCATGGTTGCAGGCAAAGTAGTTGTTGTTCTTGGCTATGGTGATGTTGGCAAAGGTTCCGCCAGATCCATGCGGGCTTATGGCGCAAGGGTCATCGTTACTGAAATCGATCCGATCTGTGCACTGCAGGCCGCCATGGAAGGTTATGAGGTCAACACCATGGATGAAGCGGTCACAGAAGGCAATATCTTTGTTACCACAACAGGAAACAAGGATGTCATCACGCTTGAGCACATGAAAAAGATGAAGGGCGAAGCCATCATCTGCAACATCGGTCACTTCGACAACGAAATCCAGGTCGAACCGCTCAACAACTATGCCGGCGCAACCAAGCTCAACATCAAGCCGCAGGTCGACAAATACACCTTTGAGGACGGTCACGCCATCTATCTGCTTGCCGAAGGCCGACTCGTCAATCTTGGCTGTGCCACTGGCCATCCATCGTTTGTGATGAGCAACTCCTTCACCAACCAGACGCTCGCCCAGCTCGAGCTCTGGACACGCGACTATGCAATCGATGTCTATCGTCTGCCGAAACAGCTTGACGAAGAGGTCGCCAGACTGCATCTTGAGCAGCTTGGAGTCAAACTGACCACGCTGACCAACGAACAGGCTGAGTATATCGGTGTTCCTCTTGAAGGGCCCTACAAGCCTGAGCACTACCGCTACTGA